From the genome of Prevotella herbatica, one region includes:
- a CDS encoding SusC/RagA family TonB-linked outer membrane protein, whose translation MEKKLTMILVCLFMSLGMTFAQTKITGTVVSQDDGEPVIGASIFIQGTKTGTVTDGDGTFSLNVPANKKLTISYVGMETQSVLAKPGMKVALKPSTSLQEVVVTGMQKMDRRMFTGSTTKINAQDAKIDGLPDISRSLEGRAAGVSVQNVSGTFGTAPKIRVRGATSIYGSSKPLWVVDGVIMEDVVDVSADQLSSGNANTLISSAIAGLNSDDIESFQILKDGSATSIYGARAMAGVIVVTTKKGKAGQSHISYTGEYTMRLIPSYSTFNIMNSQDQMSIYQELQQKGYLNYAETSTAANSGIYGKMYELLNAYDSTTGMFGLANTTEAKAAYLRSAEYRNTNWFKELFTNSIQSNHSVSITAGTDKAQYYASISAMYDPGWTKSSQVQRYTANFNANYNVSSRVTFGLIGNASYRKQKAPGTISATTDPVSGKVNRAFDINPYSFALNTSRALSTTDYYTRNYAPFNIFNELEQNYIDVNVSDFRMQAKLAYKPLRQLELSVLGAMKYSATSQEHNIKDDSNQAMAYRAMGTSTIRKNNTYLYTDPDDIYALPVSVLPYGGIVDRTDNNMFGYDFRATAQYNDSFNNDTHIVNLYGGMETNSVDRHNTWFRGWGMQYNMGETPSYAYQVFKKGAEQNADYYTMGNTSERSVAFFGNGTYSYKGRYTLNGTIRYEGTNRLGKSRSARWLPTWNLSGAWNVHEESFFKSLEPVMSHLTFRLSYSLTADRGPSNVTNSRVIIKSQNPWRPFADVKESQLYISDLENSDLTYEKKHEFNFGMDMGFLNNRINFGMDVYSRRNYDLIGLATTEGVGGKVMKYGNIASMKSSGVELSLSTTNIKAKDFTWTSSFIYSHTHNKVTDLRTTSSIMDLVSGSGFAQEGYPVRSLFSIPFKGLNSEGLPTFLDQDGKITTTGIYFQESDPAKLKFLKYEGSIDPTDVGSFGNIFTYKGLSLNVFITYSFGNVVRLDPVFSNEYDDLASMPKEFNNRWTVPGDEARTNVPVIASAIQNKNDANLSYAYNAYNYSTERIAKGDFVRMKEISLGYDFPKTWVSSLKLSNLSLKFQATNLFLIYADKKLNGQDPEFFNTGGVAVPVPKQFTLTLKLGI comes from the coding sequence ATGGAGAAAAAACTAACAATGATTTTGGTATGTCTATTCATGTCTTTAGGAATGACTTTTGCGCAAACTAAAATCACCGGTACTGTTGTATCCCAGGATGATGGAGAACCTGTTATAGGTGCATCCATATTTATTCAAGGAACAAAAACAGGAACCGTTACTGATGGAGATGGAACTTTCTCATTGAATGTTCCTGCAAACAAGAAACTAACGATTAGTTATGTTGGAATGGAAACACAGAGTGTTCTAGCAAAACCAGGAATGAAGGTCGCATTGAAACCTTCAACTTCGCTTCAGGAAGTTGTCGTTACTGGTATGCAGAAGATGGATAGACGAATGTTTACCGGCTCAACGACAAAGATTAATGCTCAGGATGCTAAGATTGACGGTCTGCCAGATATCAGCCGTTCTCTTGAAGGTCGTGCCGCAGGCGTTTCTGTTCAGAATGTATCGGGAACATTCGGTACAGCTCCTAAGATTCGTGTACGTGGTGCCACTTCAATTTATGGTAGTTCAAAACCGTTATGGGTTGTTGATGGTGTTATAATGGAAGACGTTGTTGATGTAAGTGCTGATCAGCTTTCTTCTGGGAATGCTAATACGCTTATCAGTTCAGCTATAGCAGGTCTTAACTCTGATGATATTGAGAGTTTTCAGATTTTGAAAGATGGATCTGCTACATCAATTTACGGTGCTCGTGCTATGGCTGGTGTCATTGTTGTTACAACAAAGAAAGGAAAAGCTGGTCAGAGTCACATTAGTTACACAGGCGAATATACCATGCGTTTGATACCTAGCTATTCTACTTTTAATATAATGAACTCACAGGACCAGATGTCAATATATCAGGAGCTACAGCAAAAAGGTTATCTTAATTATGCCGAAACATCGACTGCAGCAAATAGTGGTATTTATGGTAAGATGTATGAACTGCTGAATGCGTATGATTCTACAACAGGAATGTTCGGCCTAGCAAATACAACTGAAGCGAAGGCTGCTTATTTGCGTTCTGCTGAGTATCGTAATACAAATTGGTTTAAGGAACTTTTTACAAATTCTATCCAGAGTAACCATTCTGTAAGTATTACTGCAGGAACAGACAAAGCACAATATTATGCATCAATTAGTGCCATGTATGATCCAGGATGGACAAAGAGTAGTCAAGTGCAGCGCTATACTGCAAATTTTAATGCAAATTACAATGTATCTTCTAGAGTTACTTTTGGACTTATTGGTAATGCTTCATATCGTAAACAGAAAGCACCTGGAACGATCAGTGCTACTACAGATCCTGTATCAGGAAAAGTAAACCGTGCTTTTGATATAAATCCTTATTCTTTTGCTTTGAATACATCTAGAGCATTGTCAACTACAGATTATTACACTCGTAATTATGCTCCATTTAATATTTTCAATGAGCTAGAACAAAATTATATTGACGTAAATGTTTCTGATTTCCGCATGCAGGCTAAATTGGCTTATAAACCATTACGCCAGTTGGAACTTTCTGTATTGGGGGCTATGAAATACAGTGCAACGAGTCAGGAACACAATATTAAAGATGACTCTAATCAAGCAATGGCTTATAGAGCCATGGGAACATCAACGATACGTAAGAATAATACTTATCTTTATACAGACCCAGACGATATTTATGCGTTGCCTGTCTCTGTGCTGCCTTATGGAGGTATAGTGGATCGTACTGATAACAATATGTTTGGTTATGATTTCCGTGCAACCGCACAATATAATGATTCTTTCAATAATGATACACATATAGTAAACCTGTATGGTGGTATGGAAACCAATAGCGTAGACCGTCACAATACTTGGTTTCGTGGTTGGGGTATGCAGTATAATATGGGTGAAACTCCTTCTTATGCTTATCAGGTATTTAAGAAAGGTGCTGAGCAGAATGCTGATTACTATACAATGGGAAATACGAGTGAGCGTAGTGTTGCTTTCTTTGGTAATGGAACATATTCTTACAAGGGACGATATACCTTAAACGGAACAATTCGTTATGAAGGAACCAACCGACTAGGAAAGAGTCGTTCTGCACGCTGGTTGCCTACATGGAACTTGTCTGGTGCATGGAACGTTCATGAAGAATCTTTTTTCAAGAGTTTGGAACCAGTAATGTCACATTTGACATTCCGTCTTTCATATTCATTGACAGCTGACCGTGGTCCTTCAAATGTAACTAACTCACGCGTGATTATAAAGTCTCAAAATCCTTGGCGCCCATTTGCAGATGTAAAGGAAAGTCAGTTATACATATCTGATTTGGAAAATAGTGATTTGACTTATGAGAAAAAACATGAGTTTAACTTTGGTATGGATATGGGATTTCTTAATAACCGTATCAATTTTGGAATGGATGTCTATTCTCGCCGTAATTATGATCTTATTGGTCTTGCAACAACAGAAGGTGTTGGTGGCAAGGTAATGAAATATGGTAACATAGCGTCGATGAAGTCAAGTGGTGTTGAGCTTTCTCTTTCTACCACTAATATCAAGGCGAAGGATTTTACCTGGACATCAAGTTTTATCTATAGTCATACACATAATAAGGTTACCGACCTACGCACTACATCAAGTATAATGGATTTGGTTTCAGGAAGTGGATTTGCTCAGGAGGGATATCCTGTAAGAAGCTTATTCTCAATACCTTTCAAGGGACTGAATAGTGAAGGTCTACCAACATTCCTAGATCAGGACGGTAAGATCACAACAACTGGTATCTATTTCCAAGAAAGTGATCCCGCAAAACTTAAGTTCCTTAAGTATGAAGGAAGTATTGATCCAACAGATGTTGGTAGCTTCGGAAATATCTTCACATACAAAGGGCTTTCACTTAATGTGTTTATAACATATTCTTTCGGTAATGTAGTTCGTCTTGATCCTGTATTCTCTAACGAATATGATGACCTTGCATCAATGCCAAAAGAGTTTAATAACAGATGGACTGTTCCTGGAGACGAAGCTCGCACAAATGTGCCTGTTATAGCAAGTGCAATTCAAAATAAGAATGATGCGAATTTGTCTTATGCATATAATGCTTACAACTATTCTACTGAGCGTATAGCCAAAGGAGACTTTGTCCGAATGAAGGAAATATCATTAGGTTATGATTTTCCAAAAACTTGGGTGTCATCATTGAAATTGAGTAATCTTTCATTGAAGTTTCAGGCTACAAATCTTTTCTTAATTTATGCTGACAAGAAACTGAATGGACAGGATCCGGAATTCTTTAATACCGGTGGTGTCGCAGTACCAGTTCCAAAGCAGTTTACAC